A single Dermacentor variabilis isolate Ectoservices chromosome 9, ASM5094787v1, whole genome shotgun sequence DNA region contains:
- the LOC142557350 gene encoding uncharacterized protein LOC142557350 has protein sequence MPNQSFAPRGRGGYPPRGGLRTRGSAGFRTPGMRPAASRVGSATGFRSAGFRNSFRPRAPSVAPRTGLQAPRMTSPHTGRSSEAAYGPPINAGAPPGMGGAGDADERGAPRKPVAHSVSTWTVQIGEVPISYISREKWRDQCRPEKGMRPDMIDEPFRGCTLQDRHPNEPKASYTEQEMRNLCPTCGTLVIHWETHKQGKLHRERSKARESNSHTPGPTQQDVVAALRVLQATRPDIIAASLAASSPNLLASLSNNGGNRVSPPRERIRRGPRSRSPSPDRKRTRWAPADHYDRYDEAARAPARTGVPKGTPSRAGPGPMQQMYNQPPHGPGRNYSSGSYSWR, from the coding sequence ATGCCTAACCAAAGCTTTGCGCCCCGTGGTCGAGGTGGGTATCCACCCCGTGGAGGACTGCGCACTCGTGGCTCGGCCGGATTCCGGACCCCAGGAATGAGACCTGCTGCTTCCAGAGTTGGCTCCGCAACTGGTTTTCGATCTGCGGGCTTTCGCAACTCCTTTAGGCCTAGAGCCCCATCAGTTGCTCCTAGAACTGGCTTGCAGGCCCCGAGGATGACATCTCCACACACAGGCAGGTCTTCAGAAGCAGCCTACGGGCCTCCCATCAATGCAGGTGCTCCTCCTGGCATGGGTGGAGCTGGTGACGCGGATGAGCGAGGAGCGCCGCGAAAGCCAGTTGCACACTCTGTCAGCACATGGACGGTGCAGATCGGAGAAGTGCCCATCTCGTACATCTCGCGGGAGAAGTGGAGGGACCAGTGCCGCCCCGAAAAGGGCATGCGGCCCGACATGATCGACGAGCCGTTCCGGGGCTGCACCCTGCAGGACAGGCACCCCAACGAGCCCAAAGCCTCGTACACAGAGCAGGAGATGCGTAACCTCTGCCCCACCTGCGGCACTCTGGTGATCCACTGGGAAACCCACAAGCAGGGAAAGCTGCACCGCGAGCGATCCAAGGCCAGAGAGTCAAACAGCCACACGCCGGGACCAACACAGCAGGACGTCGTAGCTGCACTACGCGTGCTCCAGGCCACGCGACCTGACATCATCGCGGCCTCCCTTGCCGCCAGTTCACCCAACTTGCTCGCGTCTCTCAGCAACAACGGCGGGAACAGAGTGTCGCCTCCGCGCGAAAGGATCAGGCGAGGCCCCCGGTCTAGGTCTCCGTCGCCGGACAGGAAGCGGACCCGATGGGCGCCAGCGGACCATTATGACCGCTATGACGAGGCTGCTCGAGCTCCGGCTCGTACGGGCGTCCCCAAGGGTACACCTTCCAGGGCTGGTCCTGGGCCAAT